In the genome of Caloranaerobacter ferrireducens, the window TCAACAAGAGATACATGATCAAATAAAAGATATACATGGAATAGAAATATCAGCTGAAATGGTAAGTAAAATAACTGATAAATTAATGCTTAAAATAAAAGAATGACAAAATAGACCTCTTCATCCAATATATCTACTTGTATTTATGGATGCTATACACTATAAAGTAAGAGAAGATGGACAAATTTAAAAAAGCAGCTTATGTTGTATTAGGAATAAGTATCCATTTGCCATAAAAAGCTGGTATGCTAACTCGGATGTGTTATTATCTTTCTTTCAGATAAAGCTCTATACAAGATTCTTTATTTAGCAAGTCAAAACGTGATGAAAAAATGGACTGCCCGTTATAAAGACTGGGATATAGTAATTAATCAATTAATGATATTCTTTGAAGGAAGGATAGAACCATATCTTTAAAAATAACTAATAACTTTTAATTCAGACCAAAATTATAAAGGAAATTTTTTGAGTGTTATTTTAATAAAAAGCAAACTTTTTCTATCATACAATTTGCTTCCAAAATTATACAGTTTTATACATATTACCTTATAATTTTGGCAATCATAGAAATAAATTTAAATAGTATTTATTACTATTTAGTTAATTATTTCTTGTCAGATTGGAGTTGTACTTTCTTAAAGCACAAATTTATTTACAGATTCCTTTTTCAGGGAATTTAATGATTATATTACAAAACCCCTGCATATATTAAATATTTGCAGGGGTTTTGCCGACAATCTGAAGCCATATCTAGTGATATGGCTTATTTTTCTCTTATTCGAATCTTATTAATAACTTTCCTTACCCCTTCAACACTCATAGCCAATTCTTTTGCTATTTCTGCATCTCTTCTAGTTTGTGCATATCCAGATAATGAGGCAATACCTCCTGTAACTGTACAAGCAATATCTTCTCCACTAAAATCAGCTCTATTTAATTTATCTCTAATCATATTAGTTATAGTAACATCATCAATTACTCCTAAAGTAGAGATTTGTGTATTATTTACAACATCCTTTACACCTCTGACTTCAGAGGCAATTTTCATTGCAATATGTGAATCTTTTAATGTGTCTACATGACCAACTAGATTTACAACACCATCTTTTACCTTAACTCCAATACCATTTATTTTTTCAGAATAACTGTTATTACGAAGTCTGTCGATAACTTCTTTTTCGATATGCTTATCTGTAATTTGCCCTTCAATACCTATAGTTATGTTGTTTTCTACTTTTCTAACTCCGTCAATATTATAAGCGATTTGCTCTGCGTATTTTTTTTCTGCTAGTACATCAACAAATCCAGAAAGATGAACGACTCCATCTCTGCAGGTTACGTTAATATCCATACTAGATGCTTGCATTTTCTCTTCTAATTGGTCTTTGATGTAATCAACTAATAATTCATCTTTTGTAAGATTTTCTTTCTTATCTTTAATATTCAAATTAAACACCCCTTTTAAACTATTTATATTAGTTTTACACATCATTGATAGAAATATGAATACTTGCTATTGCTTATATGAATTTTTCAAAACATTGATAAAATTTATTGCTTTAGTATTTTGTATCTTATATAATATGATTATCTTGGGTTAATCAACTTATTTAGAAGGGGTGTATAAACGATGCATAAAATGACGACGGGAAGAACTAGGAAAACGATTCCGTATTTGGATACTATTATTTTTTTAGGAATTATTTCTTTATTTTTTGGCTATTTAGGGGCGAATATGGGAATTAGTAATATGTTTTCGACTATTATGTCAACAGCTTACAAATTACTAGTTGATACTGTATTTTATATTATGGCAATAGCAGTATTAACTGGAGCTTTTGGTAAGCTTGCAACTGAATTTGGTTTAGTTAAATTATTAAATAAGATATTTTCTCCTCTAATGAAACCTCTATTCAATATGCCTGGAGTAGCTTTTTTAGGAGTAATAACAACTTATCTTTCTGATAACCCAGCGATTATATCATTATCTAAGGATGATGATTTTTTAAGTTATTTTAAGAAGCATCAAGTACCCTGCTTATGCAATTTAGGTACTGCATTTGGAATGGGTCTTATAGTTACAACCTTCATGACAGGCTTAGGGTATTTCAAAGAGGCATTAATAGGAAATATTGGTGCTATAATAGGAAGTATTATTAGCGTTAGAATAATGGCTCACAGAACTAAAAAAGTATTACCTGAAGAGCCAGAAAAAGAGATAAAAAACAAGAAAGATATAGATATTGAAGATAATATTATAGAACATGCACAAGGCAGCTTTTTTGAAAGGTTTTTGACAGCTTTCTTAGAAGGAGGTAAGCTAGGCGTAGATATTGGACTTAGTATAATTCCAGGTGTTTTAGTAATTTGTACTGTTATAATGGTTTTAACTTTTGGACCAGCTGATCCTTCTATTGGATATCAAGGAAAGGCTTTTGAAGGAGTTAGATTATTGCCAAGAATAGGAGAGTTTTTGTCACCTATTATAAAGCCTTTATTTGGATTTAAGAGCCCTGAGGCTATAGCATTTCCTATAACTGCATTGGGGGCTGTTGGAGCAGCTTTAAGTCTTGTTCCAAAGTTTTTAGAAAGTGGTATTATAGGTCCAAATGAAATAGCCGTTTTTACTGCGATGGGAATGTGTTGGAGCGGGTTTTTAAGTACACATGTTGCTATGTTAGATGCATTGGGACATAGAAAACTTATATCAAAAGCGATAACGAGCCATGTAATAGGTGGTATTGCTGCTGGAATTTCTGCTCACTTAATTATTTTGCTTTTGAATTTCATATAAAAATGTTAGACAAGGTGGTAATATGATGCATGATTTAGAAACAGCAAAAAAAATATTATTTGAGAAAAATTATTCTCTAGTTGTAGTTAAAAATGGTGAAGTAATATTTGTAAGTAGAGAAAAAGGGATAAAACCACTATTAAGTGTTGTTTTAGAAAAAGAAGAAACTATAAAAGAAGGAAGTTTAGCTGATAAAGTTATAGGTAAAGCAGCAGCGATGCTTTGCATAAAAGCAGGGTTTACATCTGTTTTTGCAGATATTATGAGTGAAAGTGCTATTAAAACATTAAAAGAATCTAATATAAAATACGAATACAACACGAAGGTGCAATATATATTAAATAGAGATAAGAGTGATATGTGCCCTGTTGAAAAGATAGCTCAAAGTCATGAAGATACAGCAAAATTAATAGAAGAGGTAAAAAAGTTTCTTAATGTAATTATTGATAAATAATATATAATTGTATTATAATTATTGTGATGTCCTAAAAAGGGGAGATGATATGAAAATCGCAGTTGTAGATGGGCAGGGTGGAGGTTTAGGGAAGTCGATTGTAGAAAAGATTAGAAGTGAAATTAAAGATGATATAGAAATCATCGCATTGGGAACGAATTCTTTGGCAACCTCCAATATGTTGAAGGCAGGAGCTAATGCAGGGGCAACTGGTGAAAATGCTGTAAAGGTAATGAGTCAAAAAGTTGATATAATTATCGGGCCAATAGCAATATTGATTGCGAATTCTATGATGGGAGAAATAACTCCAGTAATGGCTGAAGCCATATCGACAAGTGAAGCAAGAAAAATTATTTTGCCTCTTAATAGATGCAATGTCTATATAGCAGGTACACAAGAACTAAATATCAATCAAATGCTTGATTATATTATTGAGGAAATAAATAAAGCTAGGAAGTAAAACCATGAAGGTAATCTTATAGAAAAGATTATTTTCATGGTTATTTTTTTAAGGAGGGATTGAATATGAATTTAAACAGTAAAACTAGAGAAATTGTTTTAGCAGGATTATTTATTGCCATGGGTATAGTATTACCATCTTTATTCCACTTAACAGGTATTAGTGGGAAAGTTTTCTTACCAATGCATATCCCTGCATTAATAGCTGGATTTTTTGTATCATCTCCAACTGCATTTATTATTGGTTTTATATTGCCTTATTTAAATTCAATGATTACAGGAATGCCACCTTTATTCCCAATAGCTTTGATTATGTCTTTTGAGATAGGGTTATATGGTTTAAGTGTATCTATTTTCAGTAAAAAAATGAAGCTAAATACTATTATATCTTTGATTTTAGCAATGATTACAGGGAGAATTGGTGGTGGATTAGTAGCTTATATTTTATCTGTTCTTTTCGGAGTAAAAATAAGAGCGCTTATGTTTGTTAAAGGATCGATATTAACAGGTTTACCAGGAATAATAATTCAACTTATTTTTATACCTATAATAGTGTTAGCTTTAAGTAAATACAGTAATAGAGAAATTACTGAAAATAATACCCTATAGTAGTTTTGCTATAGGGTATTTTTTATCGATAAAATATTTGAATTAACCGAAGTTATACTGTATAATAATTTAAAATTATTAGTTGGGGGGAGTTTACAATGATTAGATTGCTTAATAATGAGGATTATGACATACTTATGGAATATATTAAGAAAGAAAAAGAGTTAAATTTGTTTATTATAGGAGATGTTGAAAACTATGGATTCAATAATGAATTTCAGAAATTGTGGGGAGAATTTAATCAAAAAGGAGAACTAATTGGTGTTTTATTAAAATACTTTGAGAGCTTTATTTTTTATTCAAGAGATGAATTTGATGTTGAAGGGTTTTATAATATTATGAAGAATGAAGAATTTAAGTTGTTATCAGGAGAAAAATCTATAGTTGAAAAATTTGAAAAACTGCATAGCTTTTCAAAAAAAAGAGATACATATTTCTGTAAATTAGATAAAGGTTCAAAACTTGAAGAGAATGAGTTATTGGCTAATGTAAGAAAAGTAGAGTTAGAAAATGTTGATGAGATAGTTAAACTATACAAATTAATAGAAGAGTTTTCTAGAGACATATCTGAAGAATCTATAAGGAAGAAATTTGAGGATAATACAGGTAGAGGATACTATATAGAGGAAGATGGAAAAATGGTTTCAGTTGCGCAAACAACAGCTGAAAACAGTACTTCTGCTATGATAGTTGGTGTTTGTACTCATCCAGATTATAGAAAGAGAGGTTATGCAACAGCTTGTATGACTAAATTATGTAAGGCTCTTCTAAATGAAGGAAAAAGTTTATGCCTTTTTTATGATAATCCAAAAGCTGGTAGGATATACAAAAGGTTAGGATTTAAAGATATGGGAATTTGGACAATGTACAATAAATAAAGGAGTTTTTATATATGGATAAGCTTAAAGTAAAAGATTTTTTGAAGGCATATGAAATGGCAAAAAAAGTTTATATGATAAAAGAAGTATTGATAGATGAAATTGAAATAACTCAAATAGTAAGAGATTATTGTATACAGAATAAATGTGAACAATATGGTGCAAACTACATGTGTCCGCCATATGTTGGTGATATTGAAGATTTTAAAAAGAAGTTGAAAACATATAATGCTGGCTTTGTAGTTATAGTTAGAGATAATATAAATAATCCAAATGATATGGAAGAATTCTATAAGCCTGCTTATAAGCTTCATAAGATTATGTTGGAACTGGAAGAAGAAGCAAAAAAACTAGGTTTTGAAAATTCTTATGCTTTGATTGGTGGGAACTGTAAACTATGTAAAGTATGTAATGCAAAACTTGGTATCAAAGAGTGTAATTATCCTGATAAGGCTAGACCTTCTTTAGAAGCAATGGGCATAGATGTTATAAATACGTGCAAGAAAATAGGTATTAATATCGAATTTAAAAAAGATGAAGTTACTTGGGTTGGACTATTGTTAATATAATTTTGCAATAAATAAATGAGGGAAATATTCCCTCATTTTTTGTGTTTAAAAATAGAAAAAATTACATATAAATATTGGCAAATGCACATAAAAAATGTATAATATAAATAGCATATGCCATAAATAAAAGTAATAGAGGAGGTCATCTAATGGAAAATAAAATTAACAAAATAATTGCAGTAATGAGTGGCAAAGGTGGTGTTGGTAAATCCTTTGTATCAAGTTTACTAGCAGTAAATCTGAACAGAGAAGGATATAAGGTCGGAATAATGGATGCAGATATTACTGGACCAAGTATACCAAAGATCTTCGGTTTAAATAAAGTAAGAGCTCAGATAATAGATAAAAAATTACAACCAGTTGAAACAAAAACAGGGATAAAAGTTATGTCACTAAATCTATTATTAGAAGAAGAAAATAAACCTGTTATTTGGAGAGGACCGTTAATTTCTGGAACAGTTAAACAATTTTATGATGAAACCAACTGGGGAGAATTAGATTACTTAATAATTGACTTACCACCTGGAACTTCTGATGTAACACTTACTGTTATGCAGTCTATGCCTGTTGATTATATCGTTGTTGTTACATCACCACAAGACTTAGTTAACCTTATAGTTGAAAAATCAATTCACATGAGTAAGATGATGAATGTTCCTATTTTAGGTATTGTTGAGAATATGAGTTATGCTGTATGCCCTGATTGTGGTAAAAAAATAGAAGTATTTGGTAAGAGTAAATCTGAACAAGTAGCAAAAGAAATGGGATTAGATTTAATTGCAAAATTACCTATAAATTCAGGATTTACACAATTATGCGATGAAGGAAGAATAGAATTGTTCAATCATGAATTAGAAGAATTTGCAAGTTTAGGTACAAAAATTTTAGAAAAAATGTAGGAGGAATGAACTATGAAGGTGTGTTTTAGTAGTGAAGGTAAAAGCTTGGATAGTCAGCTGGATCCACGTTTTGGAAGATGCAAATACTTTATCATAGTAGATACAGAAACAAATGAGTTCAAAGTAGTTGAAAATGAGGGTTTTGTATCAGAACATGGTGCTGGTGTTTCAGCAGCTAATTTAGTTGTAGATGAAGGAGCAGATATTGTTATAACTAGAAATATTGGACCTAACTCAATGAAAATACTTACAAGTACTAAAATAAGTATTTATGAAGGTCAGGCAGATACAATTAAGGCTAATTTGGAACTTTTAAAACAAGATAAATTGAATGAAATAAAAGAACCTAAAAAATCACACTTTGGATTACAGAACAGGTGGGGAAGGTAAAATGAAAATATCTGTACTAAGTGGAAAAGGTGGTACTGGAAAAACTACAGTAGCTACTAATTTAGCTTATTATTTAAGTAAGAAAGGAAAAAAGGTTCAGTATTTAGATTTTGATGTAGAAGAGCCTAATGGTTTCATATTTTTAAAACCTGAAATAAAAAATACTTTTGAAGTAAAAGTTAAAGTTCCACAAATTGATGAATCTTCTTGTACACAATGTGGTTTATGTGCAAAAAAATGTAATTTTAATGCTTTAGCAGTTACTAAAAATGGTGTTTTAGTTTTTGAAAAAATATGTCATAGTTGTGGACTATGTAGCTTAGTATGTCCAGTAAATGCAATTACTGAAACCGAGAGAGAAATCGGTAAAATTGAAATAGGTTATACTAATAATCTTAAAGCAGTTAGAGGAGTTCTTAACATAGGAGAACCTATGGGCATACCAATTTTAAAGAATTTAAAAAAACTAATAACTCCTGATTATATAAATATTATAGATTCTCCACCTGGTAGTTCATGCAGCGTTGTGCATTCAGTTGAGGGGTCTGATTATGGGATTTTAGTTACTGAACCAACTAAGTTTGGATTACATGATTTAGAGATTGCAGCTAATGTTATACGACAATTAGGAGTACCATTTGGTGTAGTTATTAATAAATCTGATGAAAATGACTATATTATTGAAGAATTTTGTGAAAAACAGGGAATAGATATAATTGAGAAAATACCATTTGATAGGAGTATTGCCCAAAAGTATTCTAAGGGAGAATTACTTGAAGATAAAAGCTTTATAGAAGTTTTTGAAAATATTTTTTCTAAAATAATGGAGGTTTCATAAATGAAGCAGATAGTTGTAATTAGTGGAAAAGGAGGTACAGGTAAGACTACTCTTACTTCTTCATTTGCATATCTTGCTAAGAATAGAGATGTAGCTGATTGCGATGTGGAAGCTCCAAATCTTAATCTTATTTTAAATAATACTCCAATAAAAAGAGAATTATATATTGGAGGTAAAATAGCTTACATTGATAAAGAAAAATGTATTGAGTGTGGCAAGTGTAGAAGTATATGTAGATTTGATGCAATAAAAGAAAATTTTGAGATAAATGATATAAAATGCGAGGGATGTGGAGCTTGTGTTGAAGTATGTCCTAATGAAGCAATTAAATTAGTTGACGATGAAACAGGAGATGTTATTACAAGCTCTATTGAAGGTGGAAAATTTTCGTATGCTCAGTTAAGGATTGGCGCTGATGGTGCAGGTAAAGTGGTTACTAAGGTAAGACAGTCACTTATAAGTGACAAGGAGAAACCAGAGTTAGTCATAATTGATGGTTCTCCAGGTATTGGATGTGTTGTGATATCTTCACTTACAGGTTGTAATATGGCTGTAGTTGTAACTGAACCAACACAGTCGGGATTAGAGGACCTAATGAGAGTATTAAGTTTAGTAGACTATTTTCATATGAAAGCTTATGTGGTTATAAATAAATTTGATATTAACCTGGAAAAAACAAAAGAAATTGAAGATTTTTGTAATGAAAATAATTTTGAAGTTGTTGGTAAAATACCTTTTGATCCATATGTAAGTAAAGCAATAAAGAAAAGCAAACCAGTAGTACTATTTGAGGAAAGTATTGCTGGTAAGGAAATTAGAAAAATATGGAACATAATAAATGAAAAGATTAAGGAGGTAGAATAATGAGAATTGCGTTAGCTGTTGATGGTAATTATGTATCACAACATTTTGGCCATTGTGAGGGATTTGAATTAGTTGATATTCAAAACAATGAAGTAAAAAATAGAATTTTTGTTCCTAACCCAGGACATAGACCAGGGTTTTTACCAAAGTTTTTAAGTGAAAAAGGAGTTAACACTATTGTTGCTGGTGGTATGGGGCAAACAGCTCAAGCTTTATTTAACGAAAATGGAATAGATGTTCTAGTTGGCATTAGTGGCAGTATTGAAGAGGTAATAAAAAATTATATTAATGGTACATTAATATCTACAGATGAGGTTTGTGAGAGACATGAGCATCATGGAGAATGTGGTCATTAGGAGAATTTTATGCAAGGCAAAAGATTAAGTTATATAGAAAATATCCTAAAGGAAAATGGTTACAGGATAACTGAGCAAAGAAGAAAAATAATAAAATTGTTTCTAGATAATCCGAATAAGCATTTTCATCCAACAGATATTCATGCTTTTCTCATTGAACAAGGAGAAGCTGTGGGTATTGCAACAGTATACAGAAATATAAAAATCTTGTTGGATAATGACATAATAGAGGAAGTAACATTTAATAGTTCAAAATTATACGAACTAAAACTATTTTCAAGAAAAAGTATCCATGCACATTTTATCTGTTTAAAATGTAAAAGAGTATTAGATTATATCGATGTAGATACTTCACTTAAATTGATTAAAATAATAAATGAAATTGAGAGAAGATATGATTTTAAAATTGAGGATAGTGAGATTACATTCACAGGTTTTTGCAAAAAATGTTCAATTGATGAGTAAGTTTAAAAAGGCCCGATATTTATAGGGCCTTTTATTTCTATTAATATCTAAAAAAACCACCAGATAATATTAATGGTATAAATAATAAAATAATCCACCAGTAAGAACCATAACCATGACCACGTCTTTGCTCTTCGTTTTCTTTTTCATTTTCTTTTTCCTTTTCGATTTCATCAATTACTTCAACTGGTGGTATATAATATCTATATCTTCTAGGCATAAACCAAAACCTCCCTTAAATAACTTATATACGTAAATATTTATATTCTAATACATGGTATGTAAATAGAAAATGATTTGTTACTTAAGAAAAAAAACGGCTTTCGCCGTTTATGTAATAGTTTATATTTTTTCTCTGATTATGCTTTCAACTTCATCTTCATTAGGAAATCTTCCTAATTCTTTTTTTGAAAAAATCAATTCATCATTAAACTTAACTTCAAAAACTCCACCTGAAGAAGGTAGTAATGTTATAGACTTAATTTTATTTTTATGTTCCTTAAGTAATTTTTCTGTAAGGCTAACTGCCTTAGGACGATATCCTCAAGTAGTACAGTATTCAATACTTATTTTATTTTCCATATTAAAGACCTCCTTTTAGTTTTATTATAACTATAAAATTAAAACATATCAAACAAAATATTGAAAACAATGTAAAATATAGCTATTTTGAGTTTAAACTGTAATAAAGTTATATATAACAATTGAATAATTAGTCATTAAAAAATACATACTAATATTGAAAACTTGATTAAAATTGAAGGAGTGTCTATATGGATACAAAACCAAATTTTGAAGAAATAAAAAGAAGGTTTAAAAATGCAGATTTAGATGAGAAAATTAGGATTTATACAACAACTCAAGGACTTACTGTTGAACAGTTTAAAGAATTATTAAGAATGTTTCCTATACAGCATTTAGATAAATTAGAAAGAGCTATGGCATAAACCCGATTTTTCGGGTTTTTCAATTTTCCTTTTCTTTTTGTTGATTTTACCAAACTTTTTAGAGGTGGGAAATGGAGAGTATTATTTTAAATATTATAGATAAATTGGTTAGTGGTAATAAGTTATTTCTTTATTTATTTTTCTTTTTTTCACAATACTTACAAATAATTTTCCCACCATATCCAGGAGATATGGTATTGGTTATAGAAGGATATTTGTCTGAACTTGTACATTTAAACATTTATTTTATATTAACTATTGCATGGTTTGGAACTTTTTTATCATCTTTAATGTTATATAAACTTGGTGAAAAGGAAAAAGAAAAAATACTACATTCAAAATTTATTAAATTTATATTCAATACTAAGAAATTTCTAAAATTAAAAAACATGTTTAATAGGCATGGCCCTGCTGCTATTTTTGTAAGTAAGTTTATTCCTGGTATATATTCATTTACAGTCTTAATAGCTGGAATTTCTGAGGCAGATAAAAAGTTAACCTATCTTACAATTGGAATAGTTAATATTATTCATCATACGATGTTGATTGTTTTAGGGAAAATATTAAAAGAAAATTGGGTAATAATTATTAATGTACTAAAAACTTATAATAAATATGTTATTATTGCAATGATTATTTTTACACTTTTCTATGTACTACTTACACGAGTCAATAAAAAGAAATTTGTTTAGCAGAGGGAGTTTTTATGGAAAAATATACAAAGTTGTTTGCATTAATTTGTATTGTCTGCTTACCAATAACTATGCTACTTATGAATTTAGAAATAGCAACATTTGATATTAGTTTTTTTAAAGATAAATATGAAGAATATAATATAGAAAATGTAACGGGAATAAGTGAAGAGAATCTAATGTTAATTACAGAAAAGCTTTTAGATTATCTTAAAGGTAAAAGAGAAAATATTATTATTTTTACAGATGTAGGAGGTAAAATTGAGCAGGTCTTTGAAGAAAGAGAATTATTACATCTAAAAGATGTAAGAGAGTTATTTAGGAAAGAACATGTTACAAGAAATTTGACTTTATTGCTAACTGTAGTTTCATTAATATATATATTTTACAAAGATAAAAATAGATTAAAAAAGATTTTAGTTATTACATCTTCAATAGAACTGTTTTTAGTTGGAATGCTTTACATATTGATATATTCAGATTTCTATAAGTATTTTACTTATTTTCATAAAATTTTATTTTCAAATGATTTGTGGCTGCTTAATCCAAAAACGGATATTTTGATACAAATGTATCCGTTGGAGTTTTTTAGCAGTATTACTTATAGAATATTTGCATTGTTTTTATTAGAAAATTTAGGTTTACTATTAATAGCTTTATTGTTGCCAAGCAGAAAACAGTCAAATCATATAGGTGTTTAGCCTATATGTTTTTTTGTATAAAAATTTTGAAAGAGGATATGATTATTAAAAACTGATAAAGCAGGTGATTTGAATGGATATAACAAATGCTTTGAAAGTTACAAAAAAGCATATAGACAGTTACAGAAATAAAAAGAGGTTAAAAAAATATTACTTAGAAGAGATGAAAAAAGGAAAGTCATACTTGGCTATAGTTCTAGATGGAATTATGTTAAGACTTATAATTACTTTTGGTTTCTTTTTATATTTTTATATTAAGACAAATGACTATTTGTTTAGTTTTGTAGTTGCTGTTCAGTTCTTTATAATAGTAAACTTGTTATTATATCAAATTAGTACTGTTAAACTTAATAAAGTAATTAAAAGGACTAATGAAGTAGTTGCAAAAGAAGAAATTTTAAAAGATTTATTAAATAAAACTCCATATGAATTTATAGAGTACTGTTATGATGTATTAGAAAATGTAGGTTTGGAAGATTTAAAAATGTTACATCAAAGAGATATTGATATGATAGGCGATTTTAAGGGGAAAAGCATAGGGATTAAATGTTTACAATATGAAGATGATTATAAAGTTACAATAAAGGATGTTAAAGAGTTTTTCTTATCTTTAAAAAAACTTGATATAGAATCAGGCGCTATAATAACAACATCAACTTTTACAGAAGATATTAAAGACTTTTTACCAAAGTTACAAAAGCATATAAGAATTTATCTGCTTGATAAAGATAGCTTCGTTGAGTTAATTAAAAAAACAGAATTATATCCTAAAGAGCGAGAAATTGAAAAAATAATAATAAATAGGATACGAGATA includes:
- a CDS encoding ECF transporter S component — encoded protein: MNLNSKTREIVLAGLFIAMGIVLPSLFHLTGISGKVFLPMHIPALIAGFFVSSPTAFIIGFILPYLNSMITGMPPLFPIALIMSFEIGLYGLSVSIFSKKMKLNTIISLILAMITGRIGGGLVAYILSVLFGVKIRALMFVKGSILTGLPGIIIQLIFIPIIVLALSKYSNREITENNTL
- a CDS encoding Mrp/NBP35 family ATP-binding protein, which produces MENKINKIIAVMSGKGGVGKSFVSSLLAVNLNREGYKVGIMDADITGPSIPKIFGLNKVRAQIIDKKLQPVETKTGIKVMSLNLLLEEENKPVIWRGPLISGTVKQFYDETNWGELDYLIIDLPPGTSDVTLTVMQSMPVDYIVVVTSPQDLVNLIVEKSIHMSKMMNVPILGIVENMSYAVCPDCGKKIEVFGKSKSEQVAKEMGLDLIAKLPINSGFTQLCDEGRIELFNHELEEFASLGTKILEKM
- a CDS encoding NifB/NifX family molybdenum-iron cluster-binding protein — encoded protein: MRIALAVDGNYVSQHFGHCEGFELVDIQNNEVKNRIFVPNPGHRPGFLPKFLSEKGVNTIVAGGMGQTAQALFNENGIDVLVGISGSIEEVIKNYINGTLISTDEVCERHEHHGECGH
- a CDS encoding CD0519/CD1768 family membrane protein, producing the protein MHKMTTGRTRKTIPYLDTIIFLGIISLFFGYLGANMGISNMFSTIMSTAYKLLVDTVFYIMAIAVLTGAFGKLATEFGLVKLLNKIFSPLMKPLFNMPGVAFLGVITTYLSDNPAIISLSKDDDFLSYFKKHQVPCLCNLGTAFGMGLIVTTFMTGLGYFKEALIGNIGAIIGSIISVRIMAHRTKKVLPEEPEKEIKNKKDIDIEDNIIEHAQGSFFERFLTAFLEGGKLGVDIGLSIIPGVLVICTVIMVLTFGPADPSIGYQGKAFEGVRLLPRIGEFLSPIIKPLFGFKSPEAIAFPITALGAVGAALSLVPKFLESGIIGPNEIAVFTAMGMCWSGFLSTHVAMLDALGHRKLISKAITSHVIGGIAAGISAHLIILLLNFI
- a CDS encoding DUF1893 domain-containing protein, whose translation is MHDLETAKKILFEKNYSLVVVKNGEVIFVSREKGIKPLLSVVLEKEETIKEGSLADKVIGKAAAMLCIKAGFTSVFADIMSESAIKTLKESNIKYEYNTKVQYILNRDKSDMCPVEKIAQSHEDTAKLIEEVKKFLNVIIDK
- a CDS encoding DUF2284 domain-containing protein, with product MDKLKVKDFLKAYEMAKKVYMIKEVLIDEIEITQIVRDYCIQNKCEQYGANYMCPPYVGDIEDFKKKLKTYNAGFVVIVRDNINNPNDMEEFYKPAYKLHKIMLELEEEAKKLGFENSYALIGGNCKLCKVCNAKLGIKECNYPDKARPSLEAMGIDVINTCKKIGINIEFKKDEVTWVGLLLI
- a CDS encoding GNAT family N-acetyltransferase, whose amino-acid sequence is MIRLLNNEDYDILMEYIKKEKELNLFIIGDVENYGFNNEFQKLWGEFNQKGELIGVLLKYFESFIFYSRDEFDVEGFYNIMKNEEFKLLSGEKSIVEKFEKLHSFSKKRDTYFCKLDKGSKLEENELLANVRKVELENVDEIVKLYKLIEEFSRDISEESIRKKFEDNTGRGYYIEEDGKMVSVAQTTAENSTSAMIVGVCTHPDYRKRGYATACMTKLCKALLNEGKSLCLFYDNPKAGRIYKRLGFKDMGIWTMYNK
- a CDS encoding ATP-binding protein, with product MKQIVVISGKGGTGKTTLTSSFAYLAKNRDVADCDVEAPNLNLILNNTPIKRELYIGGKIAYIDKEKCIECGKCRSICRFDAIKENFEINDIKCEGCGACVEVCPNEAIKLVDDETGDVITSSIEGGKFSYAQLRIGADGAGKVVTKVRQSLISDKEKPELVIIDGSPGIGCVVISSLTGCNMAVVVTEPTQSGLEDLMRVLSLVDYFHMKAYVVINKFDINLEKTKEIEDFCNENNFEVVGKIPFDPYVSKAIKKSKPVVLFEESIAGKEIRKIWNIINEKIKEVE
- a CDS encoding BON domain-containing protein; protein product: MNIKDKKENLTKDELLVDYIKDQLEEKMQASSMDINVTCRDGVVHLSGFVDVLAEKKYAEQIAYNIDGVRKVENNITIGIEGQITDKHIEKEVIDRLRNNSYSEKINGIGVKVKDGVVNLVGHVDTLKDSHIAMKIASEVRGVKDVVNNTQISTLGVIDDVTITNMIRDKLNRADFSGEDIACTVTGGIASLSGYAQTRRDAEIAKELAMSVEGVRKVINKIRIREK
- a CDS encoding NifB/NifX family molybdenum-iron cluster-binding protein; amino-acid sequence: MKVCFSSEGKSLDSQLDPRFGRCKYFIIVDTETNEFKVVENEGFVSEHGAGVSAANLVVDEGADIVITRNIGPNSMKILTSTKISIYEGQADTIKANLELLKQDKLNEIKEPKKSHFGLQNRWGR
- a CDS encoding DUF3842 family protein; translated protein: MKIAVVDGQGGGLGKSIVEKIRSEIKDDIEIIALGTNSLATSNMLKAGANAGATGENAVKVMSQKVDIIIGPIAILIANSMMGEITPVMAEAISTSEARKIILPLNRCNVYIAGTQELNINQMLDYIIEEINKARK
- a CDS encoding ATP-binding protein — translated: MKISVLSGKGGTGKTTVATNLAYYLSKKGKKVQYLDFDVEEPNGFIFLKPEIKNTFEVKVKVPQIDESSCTQCGLCAKKCNFNALAVTKNGVLVFEKICHSCGLCSLVCPVNAITETEREIGKIEIGYTNNLKAVRGVLNIGEPMGIPILKNLKKLITPDYINIIDSPPGSSCSVVHSVEGSDYGILVTEPTKFGLHDLEIAANVIRQLGVPFGVVINKSDENDYIIEEFCEKQGIDIIEKIPFDRSIAQKYSKGELLEDKSFIEVFENIFSKIMEVS